DNA from Trichomycterus rosablanca isolate fTriRos1 chromosome 23, fTriRos1.hap1, whole genome shotgun sequence:
cgtgtctgtgtgggtttcctccgggtgctctggtttcctcccacagtccaaagacatgcagccaggctaattggagacactgaattatcctataggtacctagccaatAGGAAggataaaccagtgcattgtaatttacattttcagcatttagcagacgcctttatccaaagtgacttacagtacagttacagtatacagtctgagcaattgagggttaagggccttgctcaagggcccaacagcagcaacctggtagtggtggggcttgaaccagagaccctctgatcactggtccagtaccttaaccactaggctacagctggttatttattttttatacaacaggtagttctgaccttacaatctgattggttgagaagcgttctaactgtgctgatatttgtgataacagcacggccttttcacaccacaactgtattactccgctgacgcgttgccagtaacgacaagcttcatgcacacaaacgcgcacgcaggcgacacagactttattccccgatcgcgttttaaatccgttatctgatatacaatctagcgcactgtgtagggaacataaatccacgatctgatacacaatctagtgcactatgtagggaacataaatccacgatctgatacacaatctagtgcactatgtagggaacataaatccacgatctgatacacaatctagtgcactatgtagggaacataaatccgcgatctgatacacaatctagtgcactatgtagggaacataaatccgcgatctgatacacaatctagtgcactatgtagggaacataaatccgcgatctgatacacaatctagtgcactatgtagggaacataaatccgcgatctgatacacaatctagtgcactatgtagggaacataaatccgcgatctgatacacaatctagtgcactatgtagggaacataaatccgcgatctgatacacaatctagtgcactatgtagggaacattaatgtgtttgtaacgcgaacagttagcttaatagcccagttagcagctcctagaagttctgttatcatccatatcctttggtgtgtgcaaggtttttttatttctttttttcccttcggaggttcttgcctccttcttcttgttcttcttacctccctgaaatgagtttttgcaacctgggatgtctgctttgtagtgttaaactttatattcgtcgtggaactactttttggcggaaggtattgtcaatattaaagcatatttattatgaaattcagggcttctttgatttatttgctttctttattttgtaaaaactgttgtacaaaagcaatagaacactcgaggtcgtgtgttatcacgaataacatcacggctgtgatgatctactgcgaccaaatcacagccttGATGTTatttcgcgataacacacgacctcgagtgttctattgcttaattatgtACTGGATGGTGAgtcaagtgactcaagtgaaccggatcactcAGATTAaaccgagtccataaaatgaagcGCGTGCACCCCTGGTTTACAGcaggacttttattttgaaagttGGTGGTGGCAGGACCTCTTTTATCTAGAATAAATAAAGCATTGTTGTTGGCGGGTCCGTAGGTCTAGCGTTGGTTTTGTTTACTATTATGTTtgctttgtttatattttttaaaaatagaaattgCGTGTGTTCTGTTAATAGAGGTTTATTGGCTGCAGCTGTAGCCACTTACTAATTAGTTATTATACTCCAAATTGATTTAATGTAGTGTGTTGAAACTCCTGCTTTATAAACATGGCTTATGCAGGGGCGGTATGGCTCGCTGTCCAGAACGATTTATACAGAAGTGGGATTAGAACCCCTAAAGCTCCTAAACCCCCCCAAAACAAGCCCGATCTAAACCCCCCAGACACTATTAACACTAACACAGGGATAGATTTCCTGAACAGGTTCGATGATTACTTTCTGCTACAGTGTTTTCACTTCACTCGACCATGTCTGAACTTCATCACTGATTACATTCAAACACGTGTTAAAAAAGAAGTATTCAAACCAACCAACGATTCCACTTCGATCGAATCCCAAACACTAGCGactctttatttctacgctcaTGGATCGTTACCCAGGAGGATCACAGACATGTTGGGGATGGAACCTACAGAAACCACTGATGCTGTGAACTTGGTCTCTAGGGTTTTAGAAGACATGTGCTCGGACTTCATCACCTTCCCTGCCAGCTTTGATGATCGCATGGGTGTTGCGCAGGGATTCGAACGTATAACCTGTATCCCAAACGTGGTGGGGTTGTTGTGTTGGTTACATGTCAAGGTTACCCCCTCCCAGGCTGAAAAGGACTTTTTTCTCAATACCCTGGGTTACTATTCAGTCATGGTGCAGGTTATATGTGATGTGGATGGAAATCTGCTGAGTGTTGAGCAGTGTTATCCTGGAGGAACTGTGGAACAGCAGGTCTGGGAGGGTTCTAGCATTTTCCAGAAGTTTGATACATATCAGCATGGAGAGACTTGGATTCTTAGTAAGTAGATTTATTGTTTTAGGATTTAAacagcatgttttacactttgtttacagtaatgACAAAaagtagttacacaagattcatcagttcacaagtttaatgtcatacacctgactgcatgtctttggactgtgggaggaaaccggagctcccggaggaaacccacgcagacacggggagaacatgccggaccaccccacctggggttcgaacccaggaccttcttgccgtgacgtgacggtgctacccaccgggccaccgtgccgccctgaagTGAATTCAAAAAGTATTcggaccccttgacttttttgcacactcattcagtgtctgtttcaTCAATTCGGGGTCGTGGTGGGTTCGATTCACTGGACGAATGGCAGGGAACGcgctggacaggtcgccagtccatcacagggcaaacacaaatacacacactcctaTACCTAGGGAAacatcagtatctccaattaaacctgactgcatgttttcggactgtgggaggaaaccggagcacctggaggaaacccacgcagaaaggggggaacatgcaaactccacacagaaaggacccggaccgccgcacttggggatcgaacccaggaccttcttgccatgaagcaagtgctacccactgagccaccgtgccgccctaaagtgaatttaaaaagtattcagaccccttgactttttgcacacgtTGTTGTGgattaattcactcactcatttattcattcagtgtctgttttatcaatgctttatcctgttcagggtcgtggtgggtttgattcactgggcgaatgGCAGGAAACAtgctggacaggtcaccagtccatcacagggcaaacataaatacacacatgcactcctacctagtggggctttagtatctccaattatctttactgtgggaggaaaccagagctcctgaaggaaacccacacagacatggggagaacatgcaaactccacacagaacggaccagactgccccatctggggatagaacccaggaccttcatgctgcgAGGCCAACGTGCCACCCTAAAGTGAACACAAAAAGTATTCAGGCCGCTTGACTTATTACACACTATGTTGTGGATTCTTTCacccactcatttattcattcagtgtctgttttaccaccgctttatcctattcagggtcacattgGGTCCgatttactgggcaaaaggcagaaaacatgctggacaggtcaccagtccatcacagggcaaacataaatacacacacacacacacacacacacacacacacacacacactctcttatacCTAGGGGAACATTagtatttccaattaacctgactgcatgtatttggactgtgggaggaaacccacacagacactgggagaacatgcaaactccacacagaaagaacccagaccaccccacctggggatcaaacccaggaccttcttgctgtaaggagacagtgctacccactgagccatcctattcagggtcgtggtgggttcgattcactgggcgaatgGCAGGAAATAtgctggacaggtcaccagtccattacagggcaaacacaaatacacacactcttatacctTAGTAGGAacattagtatctccaattagtctgactgcatgtctttggactgtgggaggaaaccagagctcctgcaggaaacccacacagacatatattaaaaacagttaatttTCAATAAACACAAACCCTGTGTTGCCTTATGTATAAAACCTTAAAACTAGTGGCACAATATGTATacaatttttttctctctctgtgtgtgtctctctctctatcttagGTAGTCAAAGTCTTCGTAAGTCTAAGCACGTGCTGACCTCCGTGGAAGTTTCTCAGATCAAGACCGACGCAGCCACACGGTTCAACGCGACTCACGCTCAAGTTCTAAACCTCATACCACAAGTTCTAGGCTGTCTGAAAACTCGCTTCCAGTGCCTGAACAACCTCGGATCCGTGAAGGCTAATGCTCTCAAGCCTGTCGCTCGCATCGTCACGGCATGCTGCGTCCTCCACAACATCTCGAAAAAGTTCTCGGTGCCGTTACCCGGCGATCTGGTTCTGGAGCCTGAGCACCCAGTTCCAGCAGCGAGACAACAGGTGAAGGAGAACTGCGTGGATGAAAGGAAAGAAGACATGATAGAGACGTGTTTCGGTAATTCTAGGGATGAACAAAAAGAAGAGGGGTTTAAAATTGATAGTTGAGAATTGTATTGTAATTGAAAGGGCTGGGAAACCAAGCCAAAAATATTAtcttattcttaataaatagagtaaaaaaagtgtggaaacttctTTAAGAACTCGTATTATGATATTATATACAaactacatacaccgatcagccataacattaaaaccacctccttgtttctacacacattgtccattttatcggctccacttaccatatagaagcactttgtagttctacaattactgactgtagtccatctgtttctctgcatgctttgttagccccctttcatgctgttcttcaatggtcaggactctcccaggtccactacagagcaggtattatttgggtggtgggtcattctcagcactgcagtgacactgacatggtggtggtgtgttagtgtgtgttgtgctgttatgagtggatcagacacagctgtgctgctgcagtttttaaacacctcactgtcactgctagactgagaatagtccaccaaccaaaaatatatccagccaacagcgccccatgggcagcgtcctgtgaccactgatgaaggtctagaagatgaccaactcaaacagcagcaatagatgagcgatcgtctctgactttacatctacaaggtggaccaactaggtaggagtgtctaatagagtggacacagtttttaaaaactccagcagcgctgctgtgtctgttccactcataccagcacaacactaacacacaaccaccatgtcagtgtcactgcagtgctgagaatgatccaccacctaaataatacctactctgtgctggtcctgtgggggtcctgacgatTGAGGGAAAAGGtggaaagcaagctaaaaagcatgcagagacacagatggactacagtcagtaattgtagaactacaaagtgcttctatatggacagggagtgcagaaacaaggagatggttttaatgttatggctgatcagtgtatgcttgAAGGTGGTCCACAATTTATGTGTTGCTCAGGTTTCTTTACACATCATTTACTGAACCATCCATCACCATTTGTGaagttaaaatactaatagCAGTATTTTTTGCTCTATTGGCTCTACAGAATCTCCCTCCATGATAAGGGGTTTACCACGGTAACTGTAATCTTATATCAAATGAATACggtgcataaagaaaaaaacatttagccAATAATACAGGGTTTATGTATGTCCTTTATAAGGAAATATTAGTTACTTGTGCTGTTTAAGACATGATTTAGCTGTGAATAAAGCTTCTAATAGAAATGGTAATGTTGTAGCCGTGTCTTGCTTTCTATTTTCTACCTATGGTTGCCAGAATTGTTGTAGTACATCCCCACATTATACAAAGTTTATATTTTACCCTAAATGCAATTTATGGCTCTGGTTTCATTCACCTGTCAACCTAACCAGCGGCAGTTTACATTAGGGTTATGAATCagttaaatttttatattttaccactgtgttttaCCTTGAGTATTTTCTGTGTGGGGaacttaaaaataattaatttataggAAAGGTGTTGGAACAGGGTACTAAACAGTAccgagtgtgttgcaggcatctaTTTCTAAttgtgttcatatttacaaaatacacagAAATCTTTTcattctacttttatcagttaaataaagattaaagtgaattaacaaatcacaccttcttatttttattatggtggaccaactaggacagtgagtggacacggtatttgaaaactccagcagcattgctgtgtctgatccactcataccagcacaacacacactaacacaccaccactatgtcattgtcactgcagtgctgagaatgatccaccacctaaataatacctgctctgtagtggtcctgtggggtcctgaccattgacgaacagagtgaaagcaggctaacaagaTATGAAttgaaatagatggactacagtcagtaattgtagaactacaaagtgctcctatatggtaagtggagctgataaaatggagagtgcgtgtagaaacgaggtggttttaatgttatggctgatcagtgtacatgaaaGGTGAAACCACATAGTGTATGACACAAAACCCGAACCAACAAGTAATGGAAAACCCccatatcagaaaaagttgggtcagtatggaaaacgcaaattaaacaaaaatgcagtgttttacatttactttcacttttattttattgtagacAGTACGTACCCAAGATATTTTAAGTTTTGTTTGGTcagcttaattttttttgttaatatacctccattcctgcatttcaagcctgcaacacattccaaaaaatgggacagggcaatttagggctagtaatgaggtaataagaaaaaactaaataatgatgtgatttcaaacagatgATAATTTGGAACAAAGGCAGTATCTGTGAAAGACTGAGTCATTGTAAATGTTTTCAACCCACAGTGTCTCCTGCCAACTATTCAGATTGATCTGTAGAAGTATGGACATACACCAACaggcaataacattaaaacaacctccttgtttctacacacattgttcattttatcagctccacttaccatatagaagcactttgtagttctacaattactgactgtagtccatctgtttctctgcattctttgttagccccatttcatgctgttcttcaatggtcaggacccccacagagcaggtattatttaggtggtgaatcattctcagcactgctgtgacactgacatggtggtggtgtgttagtgtgtgttgtgctggtaagagtggatcagacacaacagcgctgctggagtttttaaacacctcacagtcactgctagactgagaatattccgccaaccaaaaatatttccagccaacagctcccggTGGACaccatcctgtgaccactgatgaaggtctagaagatgaccaactcaaccagcagcaatagatgagcgatcgtctctgactttacatctacaaagtggaacaactaggtaggagtgtctaatagagtggacagtgagtggacacggtatttgaaaactccagcagcattgctgtgtctgatccactcataccagcacaacacacactaacacaccaccaccatgtcagtgtcactgcagtgctgagaataacccaccacctaaataatacctgctctgtgttggtcctgtgggggtcctgaccattgaagaacagggtgaaaacaggctaaaaaggtatgtagagaaactgatggactaaagtcagtaattgtagaactacaaagtgcttctagatggtaagtggagctgataaaatggagagtgcgtgtagaaacaaggaggaggttttaatgttatggctgatcagtgtacattagaAATTACTTTGCAGGGTCTTGTAAAAGCAAACAACAGGATCCAGTGCAGCCTTTGATAAATACATTCTTTTCTGATATTGATCTTATTTTTCAGgctaatacagtaaaaatgtggTTTAATAAAACCAGCATAAAGTCAAGTGCCTCCTCTAGATAAGTCTTTATTAAATCCTTATACGTAACTGTAGTTATTactgtaatgtaatatttaatagGTATTATTTTTGGCATAGAGTACTTAAGATTATGCAAATctatataaaaatgttttggcTGCTTAGGGCTCATAAATTAGCACACCTGTATTTCAAAAGCAGTTTAATATACattgattaaataaattaatttcagaTGGAATGTTATTTACTTACATGTTAAATGTATATGAATaattacgagggatcttcaaaaagtttccgggaggagcagtaattgtagagagagcttatagtccgcatttagtgccatctgatttccacctttttggaccgctcaaagaagctttaaggggaagaagactttcatgtgatgatgatgtgaaagcagcggtgcatcagtggctacatgatACATGATCAGTTCAGCATTTAACATGGTGATTCCATTGAAGCTGATCTCGAAGCTCAGTCAGCTTGGCATCAGCACATCACATCATCATGTAACTGGATTCTGGACTTTTTAACTAATAGACCCCAGTCTGTTAAATTAGGCAACTTCCACTCATCCTCcatcaccctgaacactggCGTgccacaaggctgtgtgctgagtCCCCTCTTATACTCCCTGTACACCTACGACTGTGTCCCTGTTTATGGTTCCAACCCTATAATAAAGTTCGTGGACGACACCACGGTGAGAGGTCTAATCAGAGACAACGATGAAGCGGCCTACAGGGAGGAGGTTCAGCATCTGGCTGCGTGGTGTGAGGACAACAACCTGGAGTGGACTTTAGAAGAACGGGAAGTCAGGCACACACGTACTTGTTTACTCAGCACAATGACATtgaagttgaatctaatctaatctaattttttgctgatggcattaaaaagttggtacaacgctggaaaaaatgcattggagggtaactatgtagaaaagtgatgtcatttataataaatagagtttaaaaagtgtggaaactttttgaagaaccctggtATTTACAATGATTTAACAGCATAATGTTAATAAATGGTATAAATCCATCAATTAAATGTTTAATCTTACAATAGGTACAACATTGTCAGCTGACATCATAATTATGACAGGCAAATATTTATTCTTTAACATTGCATTAAAGACTATTATGATATGATGATTGATGAATGTTGACATCAGGAATTATGGATCATTCTGGTGTTGTAAGATTAGCAGTCAGTGTAACGTTCAGACTTGAGGGTTGGCTGTTTTATACTGTTGTAGAGCCATGATGTTACTGTAAATAATAGCAGAATTTTCATATATAGGATCTGGGGTGGGGTCTTCTTTAGGCTGAAGAGAATCCATGATGCACTGGTGCAGGAACACATACTGAGACTGAAAGAGAAAAAAGGtgtattaataatacattttattagcaTATCTGTGTAAcagccatacagtgtatcacaaaagtgagtacacccctcacatttctgcagatatttaagtatatcttttcatgggacaacactgacaaaatgacactttgacacaatgaaaagtagtctgtgtgcagcttatataacagtgtaaatttattcttccctcaaaataactcaatatacagccattaatgtctaaaccaccggcaacaaaagtgagtacaccccttagtgaaagttcctaaagtgtcaatattttgtgtggccaccattatttcccagaactgccttaactctcctgggcatggagtttaccagagcttcacaggttgccactggaatgcttttccactcctccatgacgacatcacggagctggcggatattcgagactttgcgctcctccaccttccgcttgaggatgccccaaagatgttctattgggtttaggtctggagacatgcttgaccagtccatcacctttaccctcagcctcttcaataaagcagtggtcgtcttagaggtgtgtttggggtcattatcatgcaggaacactgccctgcgacccagtttccggagggaggggatcatgctctgcttcagtatttcacagtacatattggagttcatgtgtccctcaatgaaatgtaactccccaacacctgctgcactcatgcagccccagaccatggcattcccaccaccatgcttgactgtaggcatgacacacttatctttgtactcctcacctgattgccgccacacatgcttgagaccatctgaaccaaacaaattaatcttggtctcatcagaccataggacatggttccagtaatccatgtcctttgttgacatgtcttcagcaaactgtttgcgggctttcttgtgtagagacttcagaagaggcttccttctggggtgacagccatgcagaccaatttgatgtagtgtgcggcgtatggtctgagcactgacaggctgaccccccaccttttcaatctctgcagcaatgctgacagcactcctgcgcctatctttcaaagacagcagttggatgtgacgctgagcacgtgcactcagcttctttggacgaccaacgcaaggtctgttctgagtggaccctgctcttttaaaacactggatgatcttggccactgtgctgcagctcagtttcagggtgttggcaatcttcttgtagccttggccatcttcatgtagtgcaacaattcgtcttttaagatcctcagagagttctttgccatgaggtgccatgttggaactttcagtgaccagtatgagagagtgtgagagctgtactacacacctgctccctatgcacacctgagacctagtaacactaacaaatcacatgacattttggagggaaaatgacaagcagtgctcaatttggacatttaggggtgtagtctcttaggggtgtactcacttttgttgccggtggtttagacattaatggctgtatattgagttattttgagggaagaataaatttacactgttatataagctgcacacagactacttttcattgtgtcaaagtgtcattttgtcagtgttgtcccatgaaaagatatacttaaatatctgcagaaatgtgaggggtgtactcacttttgtgatacactgtatatggcaagccaaacaggaaatatatagcaacatacagtacatatacatatatatatacagtatatatatatatatatatatatatatatatatatatatatatatatatatatatatatatatatatatatatatatatatatacagtatatatacactctgatcagccataacattaaaaccacctccttgtttctacacacactgtccatttgatcagctccacttaccatatagaagcactttgtagtccatctgtttgtctacatacttttttagcctgctttcaccctgttcttcaatggtcaggacccccacatgactaccacagagcaggtattatttaggtggtggatgatgttagtgtgtgttgtgctggtattagtggatcagacacagcagcactgatggagtttttaaataccgtgtccactcactgtccactctattagaaacgcctacctagttggtccaccttgtagatgtaaagtcagagacaatcgctcatctattgctgctgattgagttggtcatcttctagagtctagaacagcgccccgtgggcagtgtcctgtgaccaccttcatcagtggtcacaggacactgcccacggggcgctgttggctggatatttttggttggtggactattctcagtccagcagtgacaatgaggtgtttaaaaacttcagcagcgctgctgtgtctgatccactcataccagcacaacacacactaacacaccactaccatgtcagtgtcactgcagtgcagagaatggtccaccacctaaataatacctactctgtagtggtcctgagtcctgaccattgaagaacagcatgaaagggggctggcaaagcatgcaaagaaacagatggactacagtcagtaattgtataactacaaagtattctatatggtaagtggagctgataaaatggacagtgagggtagaaacaaggaggtggttttaatgttatggctgatcgatgtgtgtatatgtatacacacacatatatacaggggttggacaatgaaactgaaacacctgtcattttagtgtggtaggtttcatggctaaattggaccagtctggtggccaatcttcattaattgcacattgcaccagtaagagcagagtgtgaaggttcaattagcagggtaagagcacagttttgctcaaaatattgcaatgcacacaacattatgggtgacataccagagttcaaaagaggacaaattgttggtgcacgtcttgctggcgcatctgtgaccaagacagcaagtctttgtgatgtatcaagagccacggtatccagggtaatgtcagcataccaccaagaaggacaaaccacatccaacaggattaaccgtggacgcaagaggaagctgtctgaaagggatgttcgggtgctaacccggattgtatccaaaaaacataaaaccacggctgcccaaatcacggcagaattaaatgtgcacctcgactctcctgtttccaccagaactgtccgtcgggagctccacagggtcgatatacacggccgggctgctatagccaaacctttggtcactcgtgccaatgccaaacgtcggtttcaatggtgcaaggagcgcaaatcttgggctgtggacaatgtgaaacatgtattgttctctga
Protein-coding regions in this window:
- the si:dkey-197c15.6 gene encoding putative nuclease HARBI1; translation: MAYAGAVWLAVQNDLYRSGIRTPKAPKPPQNKPDLNPPDTINTNTGIDFLNRFDDYFLLQCFHFTRPCLNFITDYIQTRVKKEVFKPTNDSTSIESQTLATLYFYAHGSLPRRITDMLGMEPTETTDAVNLVSRVLEDMCSDFITFPASFDDRMGVAQGFERITCIPNVVGLLCWLHVKVTPSQAEKDFFLNTLGYYSVMVQVICDVDGNLLSVEQCYPGGTVEQQVWEGSSIFQKFDTYQHGETWILSSQSLRKSKHVLTSVEVSQIKTDAATRFNATHAQVLNLIPQVLGCLKTRFQCLNNLGSVKANALKPVARIVTACCVLHNISKKFSVPLPGDLVLEPEHPVPAARQQVKENCVDERKEDMIETCFGNSRDEQKEEGFKIDS